The Neoarius graeffei isolate fNeoGra1 chromosome 1, fNeoGra1.pri, whole genome shotgun sequence region tagctgctaccactatggctctggctgctacattttgtaggcagggatgagaatggggcatttaaaaaaactctgaaatgtctacCAACTTTCCcacattataaataaataaatgttttcaaattcaatgatggtttaaaacgtttataaactttaagataacaaatccgagcgataatggaggtagccgtaacgatatattagattcctcctgactctatctttgacaatttaagtaaaacgtacctttgtgcttttttgttttgatgtgcgcctggatgtttctagctcctctgtttccataattgatcacatctgagcacagaatacacagaacctttcccggcacgtccacttttcggatatgttccgtcaggcacgtcgtcacagtttgtgtccctatctgcacggtataACGCTAccatcgagccatgcccatcagaaacagttctttatcctgttcgatttttcgatttccctggcacgatcctcatttttgcggtccaaaactttcgccatattggcgaagtaactttgaaaactaaccaaaataactagaacttaagaagtgataaAAACCGTGTATGTATAGCTTGTTTCTGAGATGAAACcagcgccaaaacgttgccggaaatcggtgtgagttgtcgttagcataaatattgaagaaagcaatgacgatttccgttatcacagctgcaactaattttgcgatgagcgctGCTGAAAGATGCTGGCGCGCGGTCGGTCGGTcgtgcctgcttgtgccaccacaagcctcgcctcgcgccAACCCCTACCCctgaaattttctcaacggatttacatgttTCAcagaaatgacattttcagcgggaaaaactcggaattccgcagatccgcggaaaattctcatccctgtgttGGGGACAGAGCCTACTTAAATGACTGGGTTTACTAATAACTCTATGTATAGCAACTGGGATATGTATGAGCTTATCAGAGTGGCAGTTACATGGGATATGTGCGTGTGTACGTGTATCTTGGTGTATTGTGTCTGTTTTCGCACCCCACAGTTTAGAGTAGTAGGCCAGTTTAAATCAGTAAACCAAATGAGTTTATTTTAGAGCCCTATGCTCCACAATTATTGAATGAAACTATGAaatgaaataatgaaatgtaGAATAAgattgtaataaaataaaaagcaaaaaaatTAAGTTGTCACAGATAAGCCTTCAATGGCAGTTCAACATTTAAACATTTCTTAACCCttttacagggcttaatttgagccggaacatgacggaacaagatccggaacctccgtcgtcggatccggcagctattttcatttcattcggtgttccggcagctatttaaatggatcagatcacctccgtgaccatcacaaagggaaaaaaatcaaacaataaattaaataaataagtaaataaaaaattgtttagtgttcggttttgatatctgttgttgatttctctcctatgacatccacaaaatctatgcgaaaggggaagagggagggacatggggtgtatacttccgctcaatagaacaccgggttttttgtagccgtgagcttgcgctgtggaaaaaatggcaaaaaaacaaagcttactaaaatgtttaaaatgaattctccaaattGTTTTGTAAaccatttatttattaactattacttgaattgattgcacttatgtttgctggcactgcttttaaattatttctcttttttgggctttttccacctttattggataggacagtgtagagacaggaaatgagcaggagaaaaacagggagggctcggaaaatgaccgcaggtaggaatcgaacctgggtccccgaatttatggtatggcaccttatctacctgagccacgaagccctgctggcactgcttttaaatcccctacttaaatccttaaaatgcgtcatgtaacgcatgtcttgtgtgatctgatctccaatggtgaaataaaccggttgtgatatgagtacagtctgttattctagaagataaatttaatatataatttaatatatagcctaataaaaaataatattttataacataatatcactgtctgtaactgttcgtcactaaagcgttttctaagatcataatgtctgatattattattttttttaacacacacaataggcgtgtgtgcgtaaagtttttttttttttgagtcgccggacccacccacctcctgcgttccgggacctcccacttcacaaattaagcactgcccttTTAACTCCGGAgtaccttatggcccttttccactaccctttttcagctcacttcagctcgcttcagcccgacacggctcgcgtttcgactaccaaaaaccagcacgactcagctcgtttcagccctgcttagcccctaaaactcgcacggttttggagtggggctgaagcgagccaaagcgagccgagtgaggttgggggcgtgagcagacactcccctgtgcactgattggtgaggaggcgtgtcctcacatgcccacacacgccccgcgagcacgctgggatctgtaaacaccgcaaacccggaagaagaataattacgaattacgagaatttctgaagccttatgcgcctcgcctcatctatacgctcttgccagtatctgttggcgttgtcagtgacaacaagccacagcaccaagaccagcaacactaacgactccatgtcctccatgtttattgtttactatccgggtcgtgagactaccgcttaaaagatcactgaatcagtgacatacagagcatcgtggacgagttcgcggagtgcaaggctcgtcgtatgcccttcaaataatgcgcgcagtaggctattgatgttttattatgagccatgtacagtatgtcgcctaatgtttttttgtttctgagttacatgttcgtttgaaggacttaatgtacaaaataacatagttgcaccccgtagtgttgaaattggtaaacacagtgcattcagtgaggtttgcaccgccctccttttatttctgactcttcctgtcaccgttgcaacctctgagcgctcattcgtatgcccttcaaataatgtgcgcagtataggctattgatgttttattatgagccatgtacagtatcctaatgttttttgtttctgagttacatgttcgtttgaaggacttgatgtactaaataacatagttgcacccggtagtgttgaaattggtaaacaccgcagttgcggacattttgtagcctaaaatgatgttatgataagctttaataaagggcccggtcatttgccccgcccccggcccggctctgacttgttccgccactgtcactgatgtcactgtttgcgctgcttaacgacatcacgtgacgtccacccactttcgctaactccacccaatgtgtccacccacttccagccagcacggttcagcgcggttgtagtcgaaatgcaactccaacagccccgctcagctcgactcagctcgactcagcacggcacggctcagccgcgtttgtagtggaaaagtggcattattTCACCAAATCCCCAACTCAAAAGTTGTATACTCGGATTCAAAAGCCTGCTGATGTCCCGGGACCGTCCTAATAGTAGCTACTACACTGACTAAATGAACTGAACCAAGATCAGTGAACCTTACTGGCAATTACAGAATAAGCAATATGAACTTATTTGGTGTCTCTCAAAGACAAATAAACCTCAGCATATAAATGAAAGAAAACCTCCAAAATCACTGCACAAGATTATCATACACACACAGtttcagaccccgtccacacgtagccgggtatctgctaaatcgaagatatttttctacgttttggcctgtcatccacacataggcggttttaaacgggggccagtgcccctgtaaaattgctcctggcccctgttgtggcccctgtgctgaacagataataagatttattaattttgacgtgcgctggctcgaagatcggaactgacatgacggagtgttctacacggactccttaaagcgctacacgcacactgttaccagcagcagaaagaccagcagcagcacgaattgtaaacttcggccgtgagtgataacagctgtcacgtccgaagttttttgattgaaaagccatcagatacagtagcgttgacacgtttcactgagccatataaagaagtattttttgagctctttagactatgcaaaatagctgtggcactcccagtgagctctgcctcttatgagcggagtttctccactttgaaactggtgaagacctacctccgatccaccattagtgaggagcgtctaagcaatcttggtgtgctcagcattgaatccagaaggtccaaggctttgaaccttgatgcatttgtagaccgtttctcaaggagtcacagtcgcagaatcttgttgttgtagtgtttcagcctgctgtgaatgctatagggtgattctgagaccactgtatgtgaatttattttttctttctatttttcccccctgctgtacataaagaaagagtgagatgatgacagtgtgatttagataaagatagtgattgtacattcaagtctcatgctgtgaaaaagaaaattcattcatgctgtgaatttaaaaagtgtcattggacagataaaaggttcattgtatgcaaaaatagaaatcttattttacaaaaaagagaaacatggttttaagatttattgagcacaatttatgtttaggctattgagacagaatgtttatctcattgtatttatgctcaatgtatttttttttggttttaaataaactaaactaaacattttgaacgcttaaatattgccgttttttccttatgtgcccccctgaaaaaatactggcccccctagtaattttggtctagaaccgccactgcatccacatgaaaacgcatcaaaaacgaatattttaaaaaactccgggcaaagtgaagatttttgaaaactccgtgtatgccttttcgtgtagacagagataaccggagttttgcgttttagaacgtcacaatctgcgcccaaaaaatgacaacaaatctgccctgacgtcaaacgtgcgacctttgtttactgcagaagccagattaagcatggacttaagctagccgcacaccacggcgatccacgcggtaccgaaccgacccatttcagagccgactcccgactgttgacgagtgcagtctcgattgaagcgacacgtgacaacttaatagctttgtgattggctattggatatagttactgttaaatccaacacttgaagatgctacaggctgaattacaaatgacacaacacggaatatgtagcgcactatctaggctgcatgagctattattcccaaccttaaatagtgcacttatataggggagttaaagcgatttggaattcagccacacaacttgagcagagtggctttccagcccactgtgtctatggataaagcttcagtctatggaattacagtatatacctgcattaggtgctaccaacacggatttctcgcgctagaaattgtgtttaatgatgtcacgtgttatatgtgaaagatatgattggctattgctagcgactctcgccgatcagtctggctcccgattagtttttcgaatcggctgtgagatgagtcggtaccatcgaaaattagtctttacgcctgactcgcgacttcagttggctcggtacgctgaaaatcggcgtagtgtgcggctagctaaagagtaatggatcggagtagtgccttgaaagcgttaattattgtgcaggtgctatttacatgtttaattttagaagcccaactactgctccaagagcacaggcgatgtgattagggggtaggatttggggaaataatgccatctacaggtttggaatgcttatgaatgtgattgaaaacgcagatgttcggttatgtgtggaagggatttttttcgaagacgaggtggtgtggataaaacatttttataaacggagggggggggggagggaaatgttcggttttaaaaatacccggctacgtgtgtacatggcatcagtCTTTAGTGTCTCAGTGTCCGAGACTCCGAGTGTTCGTAAACAGCTCCTCCGATAGAAATAAACGCTCTGTAGCTCCGGGTCAACTTAATAAATCCAGTGGAGCCAAAGTTCGCTTGTTGAATTGTCAGCCAGCGGTGTTTGGGTGAAGTCAGGCGGCAGGGAAATCCTCCCGGTGGAGGGGGAGAATGAGGAAACCAACTTTAAACCTTGTTCGAGCCGAAGAAGCCAATATTCGGGACCCCAGCGCCGTCTTCTCGCCAGCTGTCACCACTCACAGCGCTCCAGAATTCCACCTTTGCAAAAGTCACTTGCTTATCAGCACAATAAAGCTTTCACTGCTTCACAGTTTACCGGCTGCCGGTGCTCGCCGCCATGTTCAACCAACCCTGCTTTGTTGCATTCTGGCCCGCCTCCTCATTCTGCCTCCAGACCAGTCATGCCCCCTGATTGGCGGAGGAGCGAGTCAATCACAGTCTACCCCACAAATTGATTGGTGAGAtgcggtcatgtgacagagccagtgccgtattaagccaatgcactatacctcaagtgccccccaccaccaccctgcgcgcacgcgttcagtaacctcctgcacacactcacaaacctcgccctttgctgtcaaaaatagcagcatatacataaacaatagtacacataaacaaggtcattcttcctcattggaaatgtattaagtaggctacatcagcccatcaaattcactgaacacaaccaacgatatgcatgcaggcatattgaaatgtcttattcaaaaatgagcagcagatatttgtatgtctcaaggggatcctcgtcgtcgccgacccctcggctaacactggctgtgcttaaatattattgtagaaagggactttatgaagttcagtccatttacttgcattggtttacggggaagatttgccgtgAGTTCTAAATGACGTCATGACttattctacttctgattctattcTCAttctaattctgattctattctcATACTACTGCACGAGAAGGACGCTGCGTTCACGAGCTTCTAGTAGCAAGGTATTATCTCTATATTATGTATTTATTACATGGGTTTACACTTGAAAGTCACTTTTAACACTGATAACCTAAAGGTGTTCTTTCTCTATTCTCCACTAATGCCTACTGTAGCCTGGATAGATGGATGACACATATAAGGAGAGCAGATTCCTCTCTTTACTTTTTTACCAAGCTGTTCGGGACCATAAACCTGTATGGATGTTGGAGGACATGCGCAACAGGGAGATATTTCACTGGGAAGAAGACACCCGGCACCAGACATACACTCCTTCTGAAGCACTTCTGTATGCCATCGTGCATGACCACCGAGCTTACGCACAGTATTTGCTGAATCAGTTCTCAGACGGGGCTCTTGCAATGCCAGGCGACTCTTTCTGCTGCTGTCCGTCATCTGCTCCACACTTGACCATGGCTGTCCACTACGACAGGAAGGACATCATGGCTCTCATCCTTCAGGTGGCACATACAATGCCCACTCTGCGCTCATACATGAACCGAGGTGGTTGCAAACATCTGGAGAATGGCAAAACTCCACTCCATCTGGCATGTGAACTGTCGCATGCAGCAGCCATCGTAATGTTATTGGGACATGGTGCTTCACCACAAGCTGAGGACCACGATGGTATGACACCACTGGATCTCGTCCTCAAGCAGCTCTGGACCACCAAAGTGAACACAGGTGCCAGAATGTTGTGCCTTGAGAGCTTGCTCATGTTCATGCCTGAGTTGCGGTTCAACATGAAGAGCTCACTGGAAAAGGATCCACAGCGCTGGTCCAAAGTACTGGGAGAGGAGATGTTGAACTATCTAATCGCAAAAATTCCAGGAACACTCTTTCTTATGGCTATGCAAAAAGTCCTGTCTCAATTACCTCCGAAAGAATTTCCAAAAAGCCTGGACAAACTGCccattccaacttttctgaaacccaTCACATAGACCTGAACACAGACCTGGCCTGCATCCTACTGAAATAGACTTTGAAAAtgcttttttattgttgttgttgttagctagttagttagttagttagttagttagttagttagttagttagttagttagttagtttgttttTCCATTTGTTTGCTTGTGACTGGCATgaatttgatgtgtgtgtgtgtgtgtgtgtgtgtgtgtgtgtgtaatgaaatGAATGATTACCTAAGTTATAGTTTTAATCAAAAATGTCTTCCTGTTTTCAGATTAAATAATGGAAACATTTTCTTTAATAAAAGGAAAATATTTTTTATGTGATGAAAACTAACaaaaaatgtatgtatgtatgtatgtgtatgtatgtatgtattttctaATTTAATGGTTATGCAAACTAATTACAATTTAATGTAAGTTTACTTTTATTCTATCAGGGTTTTACTTTTGAGAATGTGCTCGTACTGCATGTGTCACTGGAAAACTGAATGATCCAGTTGATTGTTTCCCTCCTTTTTATCTGCATGGctttaaatgcaaaaaaaaaaaaacccagtctaaAATCAAAAGGCTGATCTTGATTTGAAAACCACTGTAACATTATAATGGTTTTTGTGCATGATTTGATTGTGTGAAAGGCAGTAAAAGGACAGCTGTCTTCTGAGAAACTTTTCTCAGATAATTCTGTTCACTGGACAGTCTTTATATAATTTTTAACGTACAATTTTAAGGCATGTTTTGCACTATATTATCATGATACCATTGTGATAATGCAAATATCAAAAGAGACTATTATATGAAAATCTGGGTCTGTGCTTgccaacacaaacacaaacttggTTAGCAGTCCTAACGGTATAATATGCAaatctgaaagtgtttttttttctttgtgtactGTTCAGCTGTGATTTAACTGTAACTATGATTATTTCAAGTTATTTACCTCATTGTGGGCAAAAGAACaagggttaataataataataataataataataataataataaatcttacCTTTTCTGAAAttattctggtgtgtgtgtgtctacatgTCTGAGTACTAAGTTGTCACAAGTTTCTTAATCCCTCCACTATTGattattcattaattcattttcaCCAACCACTTGAGTCTCACCAGGGTTGCAGTTTATCCAGAGCCTGTGCTGGAAACACTGGGCATTTGGTGGGTATTTTCCCTAAATGGGACACCATTGCAAATTTACATGCTCACTTTCTCAGCAAAGCTAAATATCATTAATCCTATCTTATATTGTGAGAAATTGTGAAAATGCCTCAAGTATCATGATATATTTTGACCCAAATTCCACCCTAGTGCATCGTTTTTTAACAATTTAAATGGTTTGTGATAGGACAAACTTTTGC contains the following coding sequences:
- the LOC132889340 gene encoding ankyrin repeat domain-containing protein 9-like, whose amino-acid sequence is MDDTYKESRFLSLLFYQAVRDHKPVWMLEDMRNREIFHWEEDTRHQTYTPSEALLYAIVHDHRAYAQYLLNQFSDGALAMPGDSFCCCPSSAPHLTMAVHYDRKDIMALILQVAHTMPTLRSYMNRGGCKHLENGKTPLHLACELSHAAAIVMLLGHGASPQAEDHDGMTPLDLVLKQLWTTKVNTGARMLCLESLLMFMPELRFNMKSSLEKDPQRWSKVLGEEMLNYLIAKIPGTLFLMAMQKVLSQLPPKEFPKSLDKLPIPTFLKPIT